One window of the Natrinema sp. CBA1119 genome contains the following:
- a CDS encoding acyl-CoA dehydrogenase family protein: MEFGLSEEQEQIRDEVRRFAENEIVPNAEEYDSEEKFPHEIVDEAAEMGLVGTSIPMEYGGAGYSTLESALIAEELFSHDAGIALSIMACSFGTEAISEFGTEDQKERFLEPVALGEKISGAAISEPDTGSDVSSVSTRAEKDGDEWVINGNKMWITNGTVGDFFVVLCKTDPDADSRYGGFSQIIVESDRDGFSSDKITGKLGIRASDTAELIFDDVRVPQENLVGDEDAAFLQQMQFFDATRTGVAAQGLGIAKGALEAAREYAQDREQFDQPISEFQAIQHKLAEMATETEAARNLTYKAAWNVDQGNDITKLASMAKEYASRVAVDVSNEAVQIHGGAGYVNDFPVERFYRDSKITQIYEGTTEIQKNVIARELLDE, from the coding sequence CCCCAACGCGGAGGAGTACGACAGCGAAGAGAAGTTCCCCCACGAGATCGTCGACGAGGCCGCCGAGATGGGCCTGGTCGGCACCTCGATCCCGATGGAGTACGGCGGTGCCGGCTACTCGACCCTCGAGTCGGCGCTCATCGCCGAGGAGCTGTTCTCCCACGACGCCGGGATCGCGCTCTCGATCATGGCCTGCTCGTTCGGCACTGAGGCCATCAGCGAGTTCGGAACCGAAGACCAGAAGGAGCGCTTCCTCGAGCCCGTCGCGCTGGGCGAGAAGATCTCCGGCGCGGCGATTTCCGAGCCCGACACCGGGTCGGATGTCTCCTCCGTCTCGACGCGCGCCGAGAAGGACGGCGACGAGTGGGTGATCAACGGCAACAAGATGTGGATCACCAACGGCACCGTCGGCGACTTCTTCGTCGTACTGTGTAAGACCGATCCCGACGCCGACAGCCGCTACGGCGGCTTCAGTCAGATCATCGTCGAGTCCGACCGCGACGGCTTCAGTTCGGACAAGATTACGGGCAAGCTCGGCATCCGGGCCTCCGACACCGCCGAACTCATCTTCGACGACGTCCGCGTGCCCCAGGAGAACCTCGTCGGCGACGAGGACGCCGCCTTCCTCCAGCAGATGCAGTTCTTCGACGCCACCCGGACCGGCGTCGCCGCGCAGGGACTCGGCATCGCGAAGGGCGCGCTCGAGGCCGCCCGCGAGTACGCCCAGGACCGAGAACAGTTCGACCAGCCCATCTCGGAGTTCCAGGCCATCCAGCACAAGCTCGCGGAGATGGCCACCGAGACCGAGGCCGCGCGCAACCTGACTTACAAGGCCGCCTGGAACGTCGATCAGGGCAACGATATCACGAAGCTCGCCTCGATGGCCAAGGAGTACGCCTCCCGCGTCGCCGTCGACGTCTCCAACGAGGCCGTCCAGATCCACGGCGGTGCCGGCTACGTCAACGACTTCCCCGTCGAGCGCTTCTACCGGGACTCGAAGATCACCCAGATCTACGAGGGCACCACCGAGATCCAGAAGAACGTGATCGCGCGGGAGCTGCTAGACGAATAA
- a CDS encoding RimK family alpha-L-glutamate ligase has translation MAVADPVTVGVLSLHTSKETKAILNAVEDLGHDTEWLRSENTSVSVADGSPTLEPAVDVIANRVLLSNTEQPAEELGLVNAFSQLVPTLNEPMAVMTAIHKLSTATALASNDVRTPDVTLALSGEQLNAARDRYGEEAVYKTAIGTHGGGTWKVGPDDPINAKVGNRYAFLQELVDQEDVRHRDLRVYVVGGEVVAAMYRYAPDNDWRTNVALGGSVEDATDDLPDEAREMAQRASDIVGLDYAGVDLVEGDEGWFVLEVNPTAGFKGLYEATQMSPAPYIAKLAIERAGGEVDDERVRDLANVLDDSRPAAQPPDVRGQDTEPAVIGYTEEVILSGTSGSKTVLAKSDTGATRTSIDTSLAADIGAGPIKSITRIRSGSSKQSKSRPVVDVVVGVGGNQHTVTASVEDRSHMDYPVLLGRDILGNYQVDVSRRIDSDAADTPEEEE, from the coding sequence ATGGCCGTTGCCGATCCCGTGACCGTGGGGGTACTGAGTCTTCATACGAGCAAGGAAACCAAAGCAATTCTCAACGCCGTCGAGGATCTGGGACACGACACCGAGTGGCTTCGCTCCGAGAACACGTCCGTCAGTGTCGCCGACGGAAGTCCGACGCTCGAGCCCGCGGTGGATGTCATCGCGAACAGGGTACTGCTATCGAATACCGAACAGCCCGCCGAGGAACTCGGGCTGGTAAACGCCTTCTCTCAGCTGGTTCCGACACTCAACGAACCGATGGCGGTGATGACGGCGATCCACAAGCTCTCGACGGCGACCGCGCTCGCGTCGAACGACGTGCGGACGCCCGACGTGACGCTCGCGTTGAGCGGCGAGCAGTTGAACGCTGCGCGGGACCGCTACGGCGAGGAGGCCGTCTACAAGACCGCCATCGGCACTCACGGTGGTGGGACGTGGAAGGTCGGCCCCGACGACCCGATCAACGCCAAGGTCGGTAACCGGTATGCGTTCTTGCAGGAACTCGTCGACCAAGAGGACGTTCGCCATCGCGACCTGCGCGTCTACGTCGTCGGCGGCGAGGTCGTGGCCGCGATGTATCGCTACGCGCCGGACAACGACTGGCGAACCAACGTCGCGCTCGGCGGCTCGGTCGAGGACGCGACCGACGACCTCCCCGACGAGGCTCGCGAAATGGCCCAGCGCGCATCGGATATCGTCGGCCTCGACTATGCCGGCGTCGACCTCGTCGAGGGTGACGAGGGCTGGTTCGTCCTCGAGGTCAACCCGACGGCGGGGTTCAAGGGGCTCTACGAGGCGACCCAGATGAGCCCGGCACCGTATATCGCCAAACTCGCGATCGAACGGGCGGGCGGCGAGGTCGACGACGAGCGCGTGCGAGATCTCGCGAACGTCCTTGACGACTCCCGGCCGGCAGCACAGCCCCCGGATGTGAGGGGACAGGATACGGAACCAGCGGTGATCGGCTACACGGAGGAAGTCATTCTCTCGGGGACCAGCGGGTCGAAAACGGTTCTCGCGAAGTCCGACACCGGTGCCACACGGACGAGCATCGACACCAGTCTCGCCGCCGATATCGGGGCCGGCCCGATCAAGTCCATCACCCGCATTCGATCCGGCAGCAGCAAACAGTCCAAGAGCCGCCCCGTCGTCGACGTCGTCGTCGGGGTCGGCGGCAACCAACACACCGTTACGGCTAGCGTCGAGGACCGCAGCCACATGGATTACCCCGTCTTGCTCGGGCGAGACATTCTCGGAAACTATCAGGTCGACGTTAGTCGTCGGATCGACAGCGACGCGGCCGACACGCCCGAGGAAGAGGAATAA
- a CDS encoding DNA-3-methyladenine glycosylase, translating to MNEEAHAVLREDPVMAGLLDRHDPYAESDRDEYERLCISIINQQLSTASAAAVRERVFDLLEGDVTPASVLAADEAALRDAGLSRSKVEYVQNAARAFRENDYTQTGLASYSDDEVVDRLTDIKGIGAWTARMYLLFVLERPDVLPLGDLAVRRGIEQLYGDGGELTRAEMREIAEPWRPYRSVATRYIWAEYESD from the coding sequence ATGAACGAAGAGGCACACGCCGTTCTCCGCGAGGACCCCGTTATGGCGGGGCTCCTCGACAGGCACGACCCATACGCCGAATCGGACCGGGACGAGTACGAGCGGCTCTGCATTTCGATCATCAACCAGCAGCTCTCGACCGCGAGCGCGGCGGCCGTCCGCGAGCGCGTGTTCGATCTCCTCGAGGGAGACGTGACGCCGGCGTCCGTCCTGGCCGCGGACGAGGCGGCCCTCCGGGATGCGGGGCTCTCCCGGAGCAAGGTCGAGTACGTGCAAAACGCCGCCCGCGCCTTTCGGGAGAACGATTACACGCAAACCGGGTTGGCCTCGTACAGCGACGACGAGGTCGTCGATCGACTCACCGATATCAAGGGGATCGGCGCGTGGACCGCGCGGATGTACCTCCTGTTCGTCCTCGAGCGCCCGGACGTGCTCCCGCTCGGGGATCTCGCCGTTCGCCGCGGTATCGAGCAGCTGTACGGCGATGGCGGGGAGCTGACCCGCGCTGAAATGCGCGAAATCGCCGAGCCGTGGCGGCCGTATCGAAGCGTCGCCACGCGGTACATCTGGGCCGAGTACGAATCTGACTGA
- a CDS encoding cation-translocating P-type ATPase, translating into MTDESDATRGMDEAGQRRELTVRLAVPEMDCPSCAGKVDKSLGRVDGVVDADLNPTTGTATVTYDPDRASEADMADAIEGAGYEVIGGTDGDEEPTESASSAGGVDVAPPSEVWTTPRAKKTWLGAVFVALGLGFEFLLTGGNVAVASVLEYPLHVADLLFLGAVAVSGVPVVRSGYYSATNRSLDIDLLMGTAIIAATGIGYFVEAATLAVLFSIAELLEDYAMDRARDSLRELMELSPDEATVLRDGEEVTVDAEDVAVGELVVVRPGDKIPLDGTVREGESAVDESPITGESVPVDKSAGDKVYAGAITEEGYLEVEVTSTAGDSTLSRIIEMVQGAQAEQTETEQFVDRFAGYYTPVVVVLAILTAAIPPLVIGDPVTAGVAGYELVFTGDWGTWFVRGLTLLVIACPCAFVISTPVSVVSGVTSAAKNGVLIKGGNHLEAMGEVNAVAVDKTGTLTKGELAVTDVIPVGDADEATLLRHAAGLERRSEHPIAAAILARADEAGATELPEPTGFESLTGRGIRGEISGETYYAGKPALFEELGFDLSRARADGTSDPRTDGGVAPEGTLEADDGAFATDTLAALEREGKTVVLVGTETELLGAVAIADEVRPASKRAVERLHDLGVEHVVMLTGDNEGTARAIAERVGVDEYRAELLPDEKVAAVADLQERYGDVAMVGDGINDAPALATAEVGIAMGAAGTDTALETADIALMGDDIGKLPYLYELSHTANGVIRQNVWASLGVKALLALGVPLGLVSVALAVVVGDMGMSLGVTGNAMRLANVEPERSPDLE; encoded by the coding sequence ATGACTGACGAATCGGATGCGACGAGAGGAATGGACGAGGCCGGCCAGCGACGGGAACTAACCGTCCGGCTCGCCGTCCCCGAGATGGACTGCCCATCTTGTGCGGGAAAGGTCGACAAGAGCCTCGGCCGCGTCGACGGGGTCGTCGACGCCGACCTCAATCCGACCACCGGAACGGCCACGGTTACGTACGACCCCGATCGAGCCAGCGAGGCCGACATGGCCGACGCGATCGAAGGTGCCGGCTACGAGGTCATCGGAGGGACGGACGGCGACGAAGAGCCGACCGAATCGGCCTCGAGCGCCGGCGGTGTCGACGTCGCACCGCCGTCAGAGGTCTGGACGACCCCCCGCGCGAAGAAGACGTGGCTCGGCGCGGTGTTCGTCGCCCTCGGGCTGGGCTTCGAGTTCCTCCTGACGGGCGGGAACGTCGCGGTGGCGAGCGTCCTCGAGTATCCGCTCCATGTCGCGGATCTACTATTCCTCGGCGCGGTCGCCGTCAGCGGCGTCCCCGTCGTCCGGAGCGGCTACTACTCCGCGACAAACCGGAGTCTCGACATCGACCTGCTGATGGGGACGGCGATCATCGCTGCGACGGGTATCGGCTACTTCGTCGAGGCCGCCACGCTGGCCGTCCTCTTCAGTATCGCCGAACTGCTCGAGGACTACGCGATGGACCGGGCCCGAGACTCCCTGCGCGAGCTGATGGAGCTCTCGCCGGACGAGGCCACAGTTCTGCGCGACGGCGAGGAAGTGACCGTCGACGCGGAGGACGTAGCGGTCGGCGAGCTCGTCGTCGTCCGGCCAGGCGACAAGATCCCGCTCGACGGGACGGTCCGCGAAGGCGAGAGCGCGGTCGACGAATCGCCGATCACCGGTGAGAGTGTCCCCGTCGACAAGTCTGCTGGAGACAAGGTGTACGCCGGCGCCATCACCGAGGAGGGCTACCTCGAGGTCGAAGTCACCTCGACAGCGGGCGACTCGACGCTCTCGCGGATCATCGAGATGGTGCAAGGCGCACAGGCCGAACAGACCGAAACGGAGCAGTTCGTCGATCGGTTCGCGGGCTACTACACGCCCGTCGTGGTCGTGCTGGCGATCCTGACCGCTGCCATCCCGCCGCTCGTCATCGGCGACCCCGTCACCGCGGGCGTCGCCGGCTACGAGCTCGTATTTACCGGCGACTGGGGGACGTGGTTCGTTCGCGGCCTCACGTTGTTGGTGATCGCCTGCCCCTGCGCGTTCGTCATCTCGACGCCCGTCTCGGTGGTCTCGGGAGTCACCAGCGCAGCGAAGAACGGCGTCCTGATCAAGGGCGGCAACCACCTCGAGGCGATGGGCGAGGTCAACGCCGTCGCCGTCGATAAGACGGGTACACTCACGAAAGGCGAACTCGCCGTCACCGACGTCATCCCGGTCGGCGACGCCGACGAGGCGACGCTCCTCCGTCACGCCGCCGGACTGGAGCGACGCAGCGAGCATCCCATCGCCGCGGCGATCCTCGCCCGCGCCGACGAGGCGGGCGCGACCGAGTTGCCCGAACCGACGGGGTTCGAGAGTCTGACCGGCAGGGGTATCCGCGGGGAGATCAGCGGCGAGACGTACTACGCGGGCAAGCCGGCGCTGTTCGAAGAGCTGGGGTTCGATCTCTCGCGGGCCCGTGCCGACGGCACGTCGGACCCGCGGACTGACGGTGGCGTCGCCCCCGAGGGAACGCTCGAGGCCGACGATGGGGCCTTCGCCACGGACACGCTCGCCGCGCTCGAGCGGGAAGGCAAGACGGTCGTCCTCGTCGGAACGGAGACCGAACTGCTCGGTGCGGTCGCGATCGCCGACGAGGTCCGACCGGCCTCCAAGCGGGCGGTCGAGCGGCTCCACGACCTCGGCGTAGAGCACGTCGTGATGCTGACCGGCGATAACGAGGGGACGGCGCGGGCGATCGCCGAGCGGGTCGGCGTCGACGAGTACCGCGCCGAACTCCTGCCCGACGAGAAGGTCGCGGCCGTGGCGGACCTTCAGGAACGGTACGGCGACGTGGCGATGGTCGGCGACGGCATCAACGACGCGCCCGCGCTGGCGACCGCCGAGGTCGGCATCGCGATGGGCGCGGCCGGCACCGACACCGCCCTCGAGACGGCCGATATCGCGTTGATGGGTGACGATATCGGGAAGCTCCCGTATCTCTACGAGCTGTCCCACACGGCCAACGGCGTCATCCGACAGAACGTCTGGGCCAGCCTCGGCGTGAAGGCGCTGCTCGCGCTCGGCGTGCCGCTGGGGCTGGTGAGCGTCGCGCTGGCGGTCGTCGTCGGCGACATGGGCATGAGCCTCGGCGTGACCGGCAACGCGATGCGACTCGCGAATGTGGAACCCGAACGCTCCCCGGACCTCGAGTGA
- a CDS encoding flippase, with protein MNREDHIVSGFKATLAARGVYMLSSALLMFVLARYLLEPDGYGVLYWAIGVLAIIQLFVDLGLSRSVARYISEYREADPGQIPHLLRSTVTVKLILIAFVSYALLLFHEQIAVALGEPGAAPFLAAGVIYLGVFSFSAFARVALQGFNHLGYSALVQAISGAARLVFVVAFVLAGFGALGAFFGYIVGYAIAAVIGMGIIYYGFYVRYDAADEYEDGLSRRLLEYSVPLTATQSANVIDKQIDIVLVGAFINPAAVAFYTLAKQITEFVLAPAASLGFTISPNFGEQKAAGELEEARRIYETSLTNILLLYIPAAAGLTIVAGPLLTMVFGADYAGAIPVLQVLAGFVVLQAITNLTSDSLDYLGRARARAVAKGATALANLGLNIVLIPLIGVVGAAIATVATHSVYVAVNLYIVHTELGLHVGRLARTTGMVCGITGVMAAAVLLVTPLVSNLLMLFGAIALGAVTWAVLAVLSGLVDPGQVRSVIG; from the coding sequence ATGAATAGGGAAGACCACATCGTCAGCGGTTTCAAGGCAACGCTCGCCGCGCGTGGCGTCTACATGCTCTCGAGCGCGTTGCTGATGTTCGTCCTGGCGCGGTATCTGCTCGAGCCGGACGGCTACGGCGTGCTCTACTGGGCGATCGGCGTGTTGGCGATCATCCAACTGTTCGTGGACCTCGGTCTCAGCCGGTCCGTCGCGCGGTACATCTCCGAATACCGCGAGGCGGACCCGGGCCAGATCCCGCACCTGCTCAGGTCCACGGTCACGGTCAAACTCATCCTGATCGCGTTCGTCTCCTACGCCCTGTTGCTCTTTCACGAGCAGATCGCGGTCGCGCTCGGCGAACCGGGTGCGGCCCCGTTTCTCGCCGCGGGCGTGATCTATCTCGGCGTCTTTTCCTTTAGCGCGTTCGCGCGGGTGGCGTTACAGGGCTTCAACCACCTCGGCTACAGCGCGCTCGTTCAGGCGATCAGCGGCGCTGCCCGACTCGTCTTCGTCGTCGCGTTCGTCCTCGCCGGGTTCGGTGCGCTCGGCGCGTTCTTCGGGTACATCGTCGGCTACGCCATCGCCGCCGTCATCGGAATGGGAATCATCTACTACGGGTTCTACGTCCGATACGACGCCGCGGACGAATACGAGGACGGCCTCTCGCGCCGCCTCCTCGAGTACAGCGTTCCCCTGACGGCGACCCAGAGTGCGAACGTCATCGACAAGCAGATCGACATCGTGCTGGTCGGCGCCTTCATCAATCCGGCTGCGGTCGCCTTTTATACCCTCGCAAAGCAGATCACCGAGTTCGTGCTCGCGCCCGCGGCGTCGCTCGGCTTTACCATCTCGCCGAACTTCGGCGAACAGAAGGCGGCCGGCGAACTCGAGGAAGCCAGACGGATTTACGAGACCTCGTTGACGAACATCCTGTTGCTCTACATTCCGGCAGCGGCCGGCCTCACGATCGTCGCGGGACCGCTCTTGACGATGGTGTTCGGGGCCGATTACGCCGGTGCGATTCCCGTCTTACAGGTGCTCGCCGGATTCGTCGTGCTACAGGCGATCACGAACCTGACCAGCGATAGCCTGGACTATCTGGGTCGCGCTCGTGCTCGAGCGGTCGCGAAGGGCGCGACGGCGTTGGCCAATCTCGGACTGAACATCGTGTTGATCCCGCTGATCGGCGTCGTCGGGGCGGCGATCGCGACGGTGGCGACCCACTCGGTGTACGTCGCGGTCAACCTCTATATCGTCCATACCGAACTCGGCTTGCACGTGGGGCGACTCGCGCGGACGACTGGGATGGTCTGTGGAATTACGGGCGTCATGGCGGCCGCCGTCTTGCTCGTAACGCCGCTGGTTTCGAACCTGCTTATGCTGTTCGGGGCGATCGCTCTCGGTGCCGTCACCTGGGCCGTGCTGGCGGTGCTGAGTGGCCTAGTCGATCCGGGACAGGTTCGGTCAGTCATCGGGTGA
- the katG gene encoding catalase/peroxidase HPI has product MTWSNQDWWPNLLRLDVLDDNAFDAGPYGEDFDYAEEFQKVDYEEVKADIEDVMTSSQDWWPADYGHYGPFFIRMAWHSAGTYRTADGRAGASGGLQRLPPESSWPDNVNLDKARRLLQPVKQKYGRKLSWGDLIVLAGNVALESMGFETYGFAGGREDEFKSNEAVEWGPETEWETTSPERFEDGEVGNLKNPLANTVMGLIYVNPEGPYGEPDVEGSAKNIREEFSRMAMEDRETVALIAGGHTFGKVHGADDPEEHVGPDPESASIEQQGLGWAQEHLEDKAGGLDVITSGIEGPWNATPIQWDMGYIDNLLDHDWTSVKGPGGAWQWKPVGDEIEEAPTPHDPEETEEPMMLTTDVALKHDDDYREILEEFREDPEAFQQAFAKAWYKLLHRDMGPPERYHGPEVPDETFVWQDPIPEADYEFVGDEEAAQLKDEILASDLPVSQLAKTAWASASTYRDSDKRGGANGARVRLDPQRNWEVNEPEELETVLDTLEGIQAEFNASRDDDVRVSLADLIVLGGNAAVERAAAEAGYDVEVPFEPGRTDATQDQTDVDSFEVLEPEVDAFRNYLGDGDVDDLYDTPEERMVDKAELLNLTVPEMTVLIGGMRALGATYGDADRGAFTDEPGTLTNDFFVNLLDMGYEWEPLDEDEEVFEVRDRDTGEIEWEVTRFDLIFGSNARLRATADVYAAADGEETLVEDFVDAWHKVMTLDRFDLE; this is encoded by the coding sequence ATGACATGGTCCAACCAAGACTGGTGGCCGAACCTATTGCGATTAGACGTTCTCGACGATAACGCCTTCGACGCCGGGCCGTACGGCGAGGACTTCGACTACGCCGAGGAGTTCCAAAAGGTCGACTACGAGGAGGTGAAAGCGGACATCGAGGACGTGATGACGTCCTCCCAGGACTGGTGGCCGGCCGACTACGGCCACTACGGGCCGTTTTTCATCCGGATGGCCTGGCACAGCGCCGGGACCTACCGGACAGCCGACGGCCGCGCGGGCGCGTCGGGCGGTCTACAGCGCCTCCCGCCGGAGAGTAGCTGGCCGGACAACGTGAACCTCGACAAGGCACGTCGGCTGCTCCAGCCGGTCAAACAGAAGTACGGCCGCAAGCTCTCGTGGGGCGACCTGATCGTGCTGGCCGGGAACGTCGCGCTGGAGTCGATGGGCTTCGAGACGTACGGCTTCGCCGGCGGCCGCGAGGACGAGTTCAAGTCCAACGAGGCCGTCGAGTGGGGGCCCGAGACCGAGTGGGAGACGACCTCACCCGAGCGCTTCGAGGACGGGGAGGTAGGCAATCTCAAGAACCCGCTCGCGAACACCGTGATGGGGCTCATCTACGTGAACCCCGAGGGCCCGTACGGCGAACCGGACGTCGAAGGGTCCGCGAAGAACATCCGCGAGGAGTTCTCGCGCATGGCGATGGAGGACCGGGAGACGGTCGCGCTCATCGCCGGCGGTCACACCTTCGGGAAGGTCCACGGCGCGGACGACCCCGAGGAGCACGTCGGTCCCGATCCCGAGTCGGCATCCATCGAACAGCAGGGTCTCGGCTGGGCCCAAGAGCACCTCGAAGACAAGGCCGGCGGCCTCGACGTCATCACCAGCGGTATCGAGGGGCCGTGGAACGCCACGCCGATCCAGTGGGACATGGGCTACATCGACAACCTGCTGGATCACGACTGGACCTCGGTCAAGGGCCCCGGCGGGGCATGGCAGTGGAAACCGGTCGGCGACGAGATCGAGGAGGCGCCGACCCCGCACGACCCCGAGGAGACCGAAGAGCCGATGATGCTGACGACGGACGTGGCTCTCAAGCACGACGACGACTACCGGGAGATCTTAGAGGAGTTCCGGGAGGATCCGGAGGCCTTCCAGCAGGCGTTCGCGAAGGCGTGGTACAAGCTTCTCCACCGCGACATGGGGCCACCCGAGCGGTACCACGGCCCGGAGGTCCCCGACGAGACGTTCGTCTGGCAGGACCCGATTCCCGAGGCCGACTACGAGTTCGTCGGCGACGAGGAGGCCGCACAGCTCAAAGACGAAATCCTCGCCTCGGACCTCCCGGTCTCGCAACTGGCGAAGACCGCGTGGGCCTCGGCCTCGACCTACCGCGACAGCGACAAGCGCGGCGGCGCGAACGGCGCTCGCGTCCGGCTCGACCCCCAGCGCAACTGGGAGGTCAACGAACCCGAGGAACTCGAGACGGTGCTCGATACCCTCGAGGGCATTCAGGCGGAGTTCAACGCCTCGCGCGATGACGACGTACGGGTCTCGCTGGCCGACCTGATCGTCCTGGGCGGCAACGCGGCCGTCGAGCGGGCGGCGGCCGAGGCCGGCTACGACGTCGAGGTCCCCTTCGAGCCCGGTCGCACGGACGCCACGCAGGACCAGACCGACGTCGACTCCTTCGAGGTGCTCGAACCGGAGGTCGACGCCTTCCGCAACTACCTCGGCGACGGCGACGTCGACGACCTGTACGACACGCCCGAGGAGCGGATGGTCGACAAGGCGGAACTGCTGAACCTGACGGTGCCCGAGATGACCGTGCTGATCGGCGGTATGCGCGCGCTCGGCGCGACCTACGGGGACGCCGACCGCGGGGCCTTCACCGACGAACCGGGAACCCTGACCAACGACTTCTTCGTGAACCTGCTGGACATGGGCTACGAGTGGGAGCCGCTCGACGAGGACGAGGAAGTCTTCGAAGTGCGCGACCGCGACACCGGCGAGATCGAGTGGGAAGTCACTCGCTTCGACCTCATCTTCGGGTCGAACGCCCGACTGCGCGCCACCGCGGACGTCTATGCTGCCGCTGACGGTGAGGAGACGCTCGTCGAGGACTTCGTCGACGCGTGGCACAAAGTGATGACGCTCGATCGCTTCGACCTCGAGTAA
- a CDS encoding helix-turn-helix domain-containing protein — translation MREFVFALEYEPGCNGVADALADHPDARVRSLSLHATDDRLWRVDHATGTPDALADIEDAFLTSDYYADCLATDDCGATQTTQVLDRTDDTLVLYSDWERTPTCASVPHIARDHLGDGVLFETRHEGRHYTWRIVHSGEGDAAAFFDALEAALGDRARMEMLRAATTDTDAPTGDANGGSNELTPEQEAALRAAVEHGYYESPREIDAGDLADHLDIPRSTLTYRLRRAEEHLAKQHVASEQLVDGPSTPL, via the coding sequence ATGAGAGAGTTCGTCTTCGCCCTCGAGTACGAGCCCGGTTGCAACGGGGTGGCGGACGCGCTCGCGGACCACCCCGACGCCCGGGTCCGCTCGCTGTCGCTGCACGCGACCGACGACCGCCTCTGGCGAGTCGACCACGCCACCGGCACGCCGGACGCGCTCGCGGACATCGAGGACGCCTTCCTTACCAGTGACTACTACGCGGACTGTCTCGCGACCGACGACTGCGGCGCGACCCAGACCACGCAGGTGCTCGACCGCACTGACGACACGCTCGTCCTCTACTCCGACTGGGAGCGCACCCCAACCTGTGCGTCCGTCCCGCACATCGCCCGCGACCACCTCGGCGACGGCGTCCTGTTCGAGACCCGCCACGAGGGCCGTCACTACACTTGGCGGATCGTCCACTCCGGCGAGGGCGACGCGGCCGCGTTCTTCGACGCCCTCGAGGCCGCGCTCGGCGACCGCGCCCGGATGGAAATGCTTCGAGCGGCGACGACGGATACCGATGCGCCGACGGGCGACGCGAACGGTGGGTCGAACGAACTCACTCCCGAACAGGAGGCCGCGCTCCGGGCCGCCGTCGAACACGGCTACTACGAGTCCCCTCGCGAGATCGACGCCGGCGACCTCGCGGACCACCTCGACATCCCGCGGTCGACGCTCACCTACCGGCTTCGCCGGGCCGAAGAACACCTGGCCAAGCAACACGTCGCGAGCGAGCAACTGGTCGACGGGCCGTCGACACCGCTCTAG